One genomic window of Quadrisphaera setariae includes the following:
- a CDS encoding CBM35 domain-containing protein, translated as MRKHTTTSLATTGLLAAALLVPAPAALADGNTLTVDVGSSVRTVTRVGNGGLYALATPTDPDPSLLPALHLNQLTQPPPGVQQLGNGATTPTGDALKIGQTAVSAGAQQQIRVPDIYPDFPYKWVSWDDLTAKVNTMVQQRLDRQDLTNVNGWELWNEPDWTWDTAKAGPFNDGFARIAKIVRAKDAVTPIVGPSFSKYDHDLMLSFMTAQKASGTVPDVASWHELDDGGWNSVAAHVADYRAIEKQLGISPRPISINEYGSPNQVDDPSVAVHLVAAFERSGVRDAERAYWYESGTIGGLIWNDKPTGSYWVYKWLADQSGNVVKTTPSGDFDGVASYDAVRKTVNVVAGGVYGTNNVKINGLAPLGSQVQVTVNYTPKSGRKSNVDAPTQVSSSTYTVTNGSITVPIKDQDYLGAYQVLVTPVGGAVSTQTYEAENATVVNAERLTSASASNGGYVGRIDGTGDARKDSFVDFVVNVPTAGKYTMGVRYANGGTSTATQGLAYNGSAFSTISYPPTGSWGTFTTNATASAGLDLKAGYNVIRLAKGSPNFAGGSGYAELDSITLTKS; from the coding sequence ATGAGGAAGCACACCACCACCTCTCTGGCCACCACCGGACTGCTCGCCGCAGCCCTCCTCGTCCCCGCGCCCGCAGCGCTGGCCGACGGGAACACCCTGACCGTCGACGTCGGCAGCTCGGTCCGCACCGTCACCCGCGTCGGCAACGGCGGTCTGTACGCCCTGGCCACCCCCACCGACCCCGACCCGTCGCTGCTGCCGGCGCTGCACCTGAACCAGCTGACGCAGCCACCACCGGGCGTGCAGCAGCTGGGCAACGGCGCCACCACGCCCACGGGTGACGCCCTGAAGATCGGCCAGACCGCCGTGAGCGCCGGCGCGCAGCAGCAGATCCGCGTCCCGGACATCTACCCGGACTTCCCCTACAAGTGGGTGAGCTGGGACGACCTCACCGCCAAGGTGAACACGATGGTCCAGCAGCGGCTCGACCGCCAGGACCTCACCAACGTCAACGGGTGGGAGCTCTGGAACGAGCCCGACTGGACCTGGGACACCGCCAAGGCCGGTCCCTTCAACGACGGCTTCGCGCGGATCGCGAAGATCGTGAGGGCCAAGGACGCCGTCACCCCGATCGTCGGACCGAGCTTCAGCAAGTACGACCACGACCTCATGCTCAGCTTCATGACCGCGCAGAAGGCCAGCGGCACCGTCCCCGACGTCGCCTCGTGGCACGAGCTCGACGACGGCGGCTGGAACTCCGTGGCGGCCCACGTGGCCGACTACCGCGCCATCGAGAAGCAGCTGGGCATCTCCCCCCGGCCCATCTCCATCAACGAGTACGGCTCTCCCAACCAGGTCGACGACCCGTCCGTGGCCGTCCACCTGGTGGCCGCGTTCGAGCGCAGCGGCGTCCGTGACGCCGAGCGCGCCTACTGGTACGAGTCCGGGACCATCGGCGGCCTGATCTGGAACGACAAGCCCACCGGCAGCTACTGGGTCTACAAGTGGCTCGCCGACCAGAGCGGCAACGTCGTCAAGACCACTCCCTCAGGAGACTTCGACGGCGTCGCTTCTTACGACGCCGTCCGCAAGACCGTGAACGTGGTGGCCGGTGGCGTGTACGGCACCAACAACGTCAAGATCAACGGCCTGGCGCCGCTGGGCTCCCAGGTGCAGGTGACCGTGAACTACACGCCCAAGTCCGGGCGCAAGAGCAACGTCGACGCACCCACGCAGGTCTCGTCGTCCACGTACACGGTGACCAACGGGTCCATCACGGTGCCGATCAAGGACCAGGACTACCTCGGCGCCTACCAGGTGCTCGTGACCCCGGTCGGCGGTGCGGTGAGCACGCAGACGTACGAGGCGGAGAACGCCACCGTGGTCAACGCCGAGCGCCTCACCTCGGCCAGCGCCTCCAACGGCGGCTACGTCGGCCGCATCGACGGCACCGGGGACGCCCGCAAGGACAGCTTCGTCGACTTCGTCGTCAACGTGCCCACCGCCGGGAAGTACACGATGGGCGTCCGCTACGCCAACGGCGGCACCTCCACCGCGACGCAGGGCCTGGCCTACAACGGCAGCGCCTTCTCGACGATCTCCTACCCGCCCACCGGCTCGTGGGGCACCTTCACCACGAACGCCACGGCGAGCGCCGGTCTGGACCTCAAGGCCGGCTACAACGTCATCCGCCTGGCCAAGGGCTCGCCGAACTTCGCGGGCGGCAGCGGCTACGCCGAGCTCGACAGCATCACGCTCACCAAGAGCTGA
- a CDS encoding carbohydrate ABC transporter permease, giving the protein MRTLEQGGGAGSRQGAGAQPSGRASQDGTRSGGSRPRAGGRRRSPASVSQLTAWAFAAPVVVYLVAFYAVPLYRNFDLSLRDYTVRSFVQGGAQFNDFANYVKVFQDPTFWPALGHTLVFTFVSIGVQFALGMALAVFFFQNFKLSTTLRALFLVPWLLPLIVSASTWAWMLNSDSGVVNYALSLVGVSPVNWLTSPQWALVSVIVANIWIGIPFNLVIVYSGLQSIPGDIYEAASLDGAGAWQKFWRITFPLLRPVSAITLLLGLVYTLKVFDIIWIMTRGGPGDSSQTFATWSYQESFGNVLPRFGTGSAISTLLILMALVAGLVYIRAQHRQENS; this is encoded by the coding sequence ATGAGGACGCTCGAGCAGGGCGGGGGCGCGGGCTCCCGCCAGGGGGCCGGCGCTCAGCCGTCCGGCCGGGCGTCGCAGGACGGGACCCGCTCCGGCGGGTCCCGTCCCCGGGCGGGCGGCAGGCGTCGTTCGCCCGCGTCGGTCAGCCAGCTCACCGCGTGGGCGTTCGCCGCCCCCGTGGTGGTCTACCTGGTCGCGTTCTACGCGGTGCCGCTGTACCGCAACTTCGACCTGTCCCTGCGGGACTACACCGTCAGGTCGTTCGTGCAGGGCGGCGCGCAGTTCAACGACTTCGCCAACTACGTCAAGGTCTTCCAGGACCCGACCTTCTGGCCGGCCCTGGGACACACGCTGGTCTTCACGTTCGTCTCGATCGGCGTGCAGTTCGCCCTCGGGATGGCGCTGGCGGTGTTCTTCTTCCAGAACTTCAAGCTCTCCACCACGCTGAGGGCGCTGTTCCTCGTGCCCTGGCTGCTGCCGCTCATCGTCTCGGCCTCCACGTGGGCGTGGATGCTCAACAGCGACTCCGGCGTCGTCAACTACGCCCTCTCCCTGGTGGGCGTCAGCCCGGTGAACTGGCTGACGTCGCCGCAGTGGGCGCTGGTCTCGGTGATCGTGGCGAACATCTGGATCGGCATCCCGTTCAACCTCGTCATCGTCTACAGCGGGCTGCAGTCGATCCCCGGTGACATCTACGAGGCCGCCTCGCTGGACGGCGCCGGCGCCTGGCAGAAGTTCTGGCGCATCACGTTCCCGCTGCTGCGCCCGGTCAGCGCCATCACGCTGCTCCTGGGCCTCGTCTACACGCTCAAGGTCTTCGACATCATCTGGATCATGACCCGGGGCGGGCCTGGCGACTCCTCGCAGACCTTCGCCACCTGGTCCTACCAGGAGAGCTTCGGCAACGTCCTCCCCCGCTTCGGCACCGGGTCCGCGATCAGCACCCTGCTCATCCTCATGGCGCTCGTGGCCGGCCTGGTCTACATCCGCGCCCAGCACCGGCAGGAGAACTCGTGA
- a CDS encoding extracellular solute-binding protein, producing the protein MKTQTSPTRRARRTSVAVALAAVTTLALSACGGGSTGTSDAGASGSGAAASGTYTVWDPYPQFDDSSDWVKLLQKCGTDNGVTVKRTGYDTTDLTNKALLAAQQGTSPDVILIDNPVISTLADAGALTDTQTLGLDTSAFEKNLIAAGEVDGKTYGVPIGANTLSLYYNKAVLDAAGVDPASVKDWASLTAALEKVKAAGKKGITFSAIGTEEGSFQFLPWFWGSGADLTKLDSSQGVAALSLWKDWLDKGYAPNSVLNNTQTTSWQEFATGDYAFSENGTWQLGNAKKTGFEWGVIPIPAENGGVAPAPTGGEFAAAPVQTDTARYATTSKLISCLTSPDNALATDTTLSYIGATQAVQEKQAADPELKPWVEAVQGAKGRTSDNLGTKYPKISEQLWDAVQAALSGSKTPQQAMSDAQTAAASATS; encoded by the coding sequence GTGAAGACGCAGACCTCCCCCACCCGCAGGGCGCGCCGGACCTCCGTGGCCGTCGCCCTGGCCGCCGTGACCACCCTGGCCCTGTCGGCCTGCGGCGGCGGCTCCACCGGCACCAGCGACGCCGGTGCCTCCGGATCCGGAGCCGCCGCGAGCGGCACCTACACCGTCTGGGACCCGTACCCCCAGTTCGACGACTCCTCGGACTGGGTCAAGCTGCTGCAGAAGTGCGGCACCGACAACGGCGTCACCGTCAAGCGCACCGGGTACGACACCACGGACCTCACCAACAAGGCGCTGCTCGCTGCCCAGCAGGGCACCTCGCCCGACGTCATCCTCATCGACAACCCCGTCATCTCCACGCTGGCCGACGCCGGCGCGCTCACCGACACCCAGACCCTCGGCCTGGACACCTCCGCCTTCGAGAAGAACCTCATCGCCGCGGGCGAGGTGGACGGCAAGACGTACGGCGTGCCGATCGGGGCGAACACGCTGTCGCTCTACTACAACAAGGCCGTCCTGGACGCCGCCGGGGTCGACCCGGCCAGCGTCAAGGACTGGGCCAGCCTGACCGCGGCGCTGGAGAAGGTGAAGGCCGCCGGCAAGAAGGGCATCACCTTCTCCGCCATCGGCACCGAGGAGGGCTCCTTCCAGTTCCTGCCGTGGTTCTGGGGCTCCGGCGCCGACCTGACCAAGCTCGACTCGAGCCAGGGCGTCGCGGCGCTGAGCCTGTGGAAGGACTGGCTGGACAAGGGCTACGCCCCCAACTCGGTGCTCAACAACACCCAGACCACCAGCTGGCAGGAGTTCGCCACCGGCGACTACGCCTTCTCCGAGAACGGCACCTGGCAGCTGGGCAACGCCAAGAAGACCGGCTTCGAGTGGGGCGTCATCCCGATCCCCGCCGAGAACGGCGGTGTGGCTCCCGCCCCCACCGGTGGCGAGTTCGCCGCCGCGCCCGTGCAGACCGACACGGCGCGGTACGCCACCACCAGCAAGCTCATCAGCTGCCTGACCAGCCCCGACAACGCCCTGGCCACCGACACGACGCTGTCGTACATCGGCGCGACCCAGGCCGTGCAGGAGAAGCAGGCGGCCGACCCCGAGCTCAAGCCGTGGGTCGAGGCCGTGCAGGGCGCCAAGGGCCGCACCAGCGACAACCTCGGCACCAAGTACCCCAAGATCTCCGAGCAGCTGTGGGACGCGGTGCAGGCCGCGCTGTCCGGCTCGAAAACCCCGCAGCAGGCGATGTCGGACGCGCAGACCGCCGCAGCCTCGGCGACCAGCTGA
- a CDS encoding multidrug effflux MFS transporter, whose amino-acid sequence MTLREDRSAPTTAPAAPGGATTTSAPPTQRSLLGTVLVLGAFVAIGPLTIDMYLPALPTITAELQTTEAAVQLTLTGTLVGLALGQLVLGPLSDALGRKGPLLAGTALHVVSSVLILFAPDIATLGVLRVLQGVGTSAGAVIALAVVRDSLSGRAAATMLSRLFLVIGAAPVLAPTIGGLVLGVTSWRGVFAVLAVYGVALLVLGSLALRETLPRERRQPLRVRSTVRTFGALLHDRAYLGLVGVAGLTMASLFSYVSGASFVYQEQFGLDQQQFAFLFGAGAVWLIGATQLNPVFLRRFEPAQVLLGGNLAALGAAVVLVLLATSGLGGIWGVALPLWAVLFAGGLALPNAPALALSRHGEAAGSAAALLGAVQFGVGALVSPLVGVLGNDATAMAVVILGSALAATAVLLVVVRPWRLDPVDAEAVEMGHAAH is encoded by the coding sequence ATGACGCTGCGCGAGGACCGCTCCGCGCCCACGACCGCCCCCGCCGCGCCCGGTGGAGCGACGACGACGAGCGCGCCCCCCACCCAGCGCAGCCTGCTCGGCACGGTGCTCGTCCTCGGCGCGTTCGTGGCCATCGGCCCGCTGACCATCGACATGTACCTGCCCGCGCTGCCGACCATCACCGCGGAGCTGCAGACCACCGAGGCGGCGGTGCAGCTGACGCTGACCGGCACGCTCGTGGGCCTGGCCCTCGGCCAGCTGGTCCTCGGGCCGCTCTCAGACGCCCTGGGCCGCAAGGGCCCGCTGCTCGCCGGCACGGCGCTGCACGTGGTCAGCTCGGTGCTCATCCTCTTCGCCCCCGACATCGCCACCCTCGGGGTGCTGCGGGTGCTGCAGGGCGTCGGCACGTCCGCGGGCGCGGTCATCGCCCTGGCCGTGGTCCGCGACAGCCTGTCCGGGCGCGCCGCCGCCACGATGCTGTCCCGCCTGTTCCTCGTCATCGGGGCGGCGCCGGTGCTCGCGCCGACCATCGGCGGCCTGGTGCTGGGCGTCACGTCCTGGCGCGGGGTGTTCGCCGTGCTGGCCGTGTACGGCGTCGCGCTGCTGGTGCTGGGCTCGCTGGCGCTGCGCGAGACGCTTCCCCGCGAGCGCCGCCAGCCGCTGCGGGTCCGGTCGACGGTGAGGACGTTCGGGGCGCTCCTGCACGACCGGGCCTACCTGGGCCTGGTCGGGGTGGCGGGCCTGACGATGGCGAGCCTGTTCAGCTACGTGTCGGGCGCGTCGTTCGTCTACCAGGAGCAGTTCGGGCTGGACCAGCAGCAGTTCGCCTTCCTGTTCGGCGCGGGGGCGGTCTGGCTGATCGGCGCCACGCAGCTCAACCCGGTGTTCCTGCGCCGCTTCGAGCCGGCGCAGGTGCTGCTGGGCGGCAACCTGGCCGCGCTCGGCGCCGCCGTCGTGCTGGTCCTGCTGGCCACCTCGGGGCTCGGGGGCATCTGGGGCGTGGCGCTGCCGCTGTGGGCGGTGCTGTTCGCCGGGGGCCTGGCGCTGCCCAACGCGCCGGCGCTGGCGCTGTCGCGCCACGGCGAGGCCGCCGGCTCGGCCGCGGCGCTGCTGGGGGCGGTGCAGTTCGGGGTCGGGGCGCTCGTCTCCCCGCTGGTGGGGGTGCTCGGCAACGACGCGACCGCCATGGCGGTGGTCATCCTCGGCTCCGCGCTCGCCGCGACGGCGGTGCTGCTGGTCGTGGTGCGCCCGTGGCGGCTCGACCCGGTGGACGCGGAGGCCGTCGAGATGGGCCACGCCGCCCACTGA
- a CDS encoding carbohydrate ABC transporter permease, translated as MLFPVYWMVNVSFTRTQDMRRTPPALFPLHGTLDGYRAVLRDQLPYLGTSLLIGVATVALTLVLAAPAGYALAKLRPRGGGVLNFALLVAQMIPGIIMAIGFYAAFIKLGVLNTIPGLVLADSTIAVPFGVLIYTAFMSGIPDELMAAARVDGASTWRTFVSVVLPVSRNATVTVSLFAFLWAWSDFIFASTLASGSKLQPITMGIYRYIGNNNQEWGSIMATAVVASVPAAVLLVLAQRYVAAGVTAGAVKD; from the coding sequence ATGCTCTTCCCCGTCTACTGGATGGTGAACGTCTCCTTCACCCGCACCCAGGACATGCGCCGCACCCCTCCGGCGCTGTTCCCGCTGCACGGGACCCTCGACGGCTACCGGGCCGTGCTGCGCGACCAGCTGCCCTACCTCGGCACCAGCCTGCTCATCGGCGTGGCCACCGTGGCGCTGACGCTGGTGCTCGCCGCCCCCGCCGGGTACGCGCTGGCCAAGCTGCGCCCCCGCGGAGGGGGGGTGCTGAACTTCGCGCTGCTCGTGGCCCAGATGATCCCCGGCATCATCATGGCGATCGGGTTCTACGCCGCCTTCATCAAGCTGGGCGTGCTCAACACGATCCCCGGGCTGGTGCTGGCCGACTCGACCATCGCGGTGCCGTTCGGCGTGCTCATCTACACGGCGTTCATGAGCGGGATCCCCGACGAGCTCATGGCTGCCGCCCGCGTCGACGGCGCCAGCACCTGGCGCACCTTCGTGTCCGTCGTCCTGCCGGTCAGCCGCAACGCCACCGTGACGGTGTCGCTGTTCGCGTTCCTGTGGGCGTGGTCGGACTTCATCTTCGCCTCGACGCTCGCGTCCGGCTCGAAGCTGCAGCCGATCACCATGGGCATCTACCGCTACATCGGCAACAACAACCAGGAGTGGGGCTCGATCATGGCCACCGCCGTGGTCGCCTCCGTCCCCGCCGCCGTGCTGCTCGTCCTGGCGCAGCGCTACGTCGCGGCCGGCGTCACCGCCGGAGCCGTCAAGGACTGA
- a CDS encoding glycoside hydrolase family 127 protein, translated as MTDLVERPATAAQAPSGAGAAGAGGAGPVAPTPAALSQLQPLPHDAAELTAGWLHDWQQLTLTSTLPHVLDRVEQGEARSNLARLVGESDAPLTGMFFTDTDVYKAVEAVAWASTRLPADHPLLARAQALVDLVRRVQEPDGYVNSRVQGDPAVERWSDPQWGHELYTAGHLLQAAVAAARTGSLPGALDTARALADLVVALFGPDGTGRPGYVEGHPEVETALVELYRLTGHAPYLATAARQLEVRGHGWLGEDRFGSAYFQDAVPVREAHEATGHAVRQLYLLTGAVDVAVETGDAELLAAAVRVWDDLDSTKTYVTGAHGSRHRDESIGDAYELPPDRAYAESCAAIATFHLAWRLLLATGEAHYADAMEHVLHNALAASTSLSGTEFFYSNPLHLRTGHGGEHEDAPTQRLAWFTCACCPPNIARLLTSAHDYLLTRSPAGVQLQHHASAVVDAALPSGAHAHLEVESDQPWAGTTRVVVTTEDDDAWELALRVPAWARDWSVSVDGAPVDAEAADGYVRLRRSWAGQHEVVLNVGVTVRQLTPHPRVDAVRGCVALARGPVVYALEQADLPEGTVLEDVRLRRVIGAARSSGPAAALAPVLVEAEVEVQHPHETALYSSAPRSHDTDVHVVRLVPYHRWANRSPGAMRVWLPLSDTSAG; from the coding sequence GTGACGGATCTGGTGGAGCGCCCCGCCACGGCCGCTCAGGCCCCCTCAGGAGCGGGCGCCGCAGGAGCAGGTGGCGCGGGCCCGGTGGCCCCGACGCCGGCGGCGCTGTCGCAGCTGCAGCCCCTGCCGCACGACGCCGCGGAGCTGACCGCCGGCTGGCTGCACGACTGGCAGCAGCTGACGCTGACCTCGACGCTCCCCCACGTGCTCGACCGGGTCGAGCAGGGCGAGGCGCGCAGCAACCTCGCCCGCCTCGTCGGCGAGAGCGACGCGCCCCTGACCGGCATGTTCTTCACCGACACGGACGTCTACAAGGCCGTCGAGGCGGTCGCCTGGGCGTCGACGCGCCTGCCCGCCGACCACCCGCTGCTGGCGCGGGCCCAGGCCCTCGTCGACCTGGTGCGCCGGGTGCAGGAGCCCGACGGCTACGTCAACAGCCGCGTCCAGGGAGACCCCGCCGTCGAGCGGTGGAGCGACCCGCAGTGGGGCCACGAGCTCTACACCGCCGGCCACCTGCTGCAGGCCGCCGTGGCCGCCGCCCGCACCGGCTCGCTGCCCGGAGCGCTCGACACCGCACGGGCGCTGGCCGACCTCGTCGTCGCCCTCTTCGGCCCCGACGGCACCGGCCGCCCCGGGTACGTCGAGGGCCACCCCGAGGTCGAGACCGCCCTCGTGGAGCTGTACCGCCTCACCGGGCACGCCCCCTACCTGGCCACCGCTGCGCGCCAGCTCGAGGTCCGCGGCCACGGCTGGCTCGGGGAGGACAGGTTCGGCTCCGCCTACTTCCAGGACGCCGTGCCGGTGCGCGAGGCCCACGAGGCCACCGGACACGCCGTGCGCCAGCTGTACCTGCTGACCGGCGCCGTCGACGTCGCCGTCGAGACCGGGGACGCCGAGCTGCTCGCCGCCGCCGTGCGCGTCTGGGACGACCTGGACTCCACCAAGACGTACGTCACCGGCGCCCACGGGTCCCGCCACCGGGACGAGTCCATCGGTGACGCCTACGAGCTCCCGCCGGACCGCGCCTACGCGGAGTCGTGCGCGGCCATCGCCACCTTCCACCTGGCGTGGCGCCTGCTGCTGGCCACCGGCGAAGCGCACTACGCCGACGCGATGGAGCACGTGCTGCACAACGCGCTGGCCGCGTCCACGTCGCTGAGCGGCACCGAGTTCTTCTACTCCAACCCGCTGCACCTGCGCACCGGCCACGGCGGCGAGCACGAGGACGCCCCCACCCAGCGCCTGGCGTGGTTCACCTGCGCGTGCTGCCCGCCCAACATCGCCCGGCTGCTGACGTCCGCGCACGACTACCTGCTCACCCGGTCTCCCGCCGGAGTCCAGCTGCAGCACCACGCCAGCGCCGTCGTCGACGCCGCGCTCCCCAGCGGCGCGCACGCGCACCTGGAGGTCGAGTCCGACCAGCCCTGGGCCGGCACCACCCGCGTGGTGGTCACCACCGAGGACGACGACGCGTGGGAGCTCGCCCTGCGGGTGCCCGCCTGGGCGCGGGACTGGTCGGTCAGCGTGGACGGCGCCCCCGTCGACGCCGAGGCCGCCGACGGGTACGTGCGGCTGCGGCGCTCCTGGGCGGGGCAGCACGAGGTGGTCCTGAACGTCGGGGTCACCGTCCGCCAGCTCACCCCCCACCCCCGGGTGGACGCCGTGCGCGGCTGCGTCGCCCTGGCGCGCGGCCCGGTGGTCTACGCCTTGGAGCAGGCCGACCTGCCCGAGGGCACCGTCCTCGAGGACGTGCGCCTGCGGCGGGTCATCGGCGCGGCGCGCTCCTCCGGCCCCGCTGCCGCCCTGGCCCCTGTGCTGGTCGAGGCCGAGGTCGAGGTCCAGCACCCCCATGAGACCGCGCTGTACAGCAGCGCCCCACGGTCCCACGACACCGACGTGCACGTCGTGCGGCTCGTCCCGTACCACCGGTGGGCCAACCGCTCACCGGGAGCGATGCGGGTCTGGCTCCCCCTGTCCGACACCTCCGCCGGCTGA
- a CDS encoding cell wall-binding repeat-containing protein translates to MGAALLASTVLGTAGAASADTTTTTATATAGAPEVQRLAGDDRIGTAIAVSQAVFSDADGAYAAFVASAASWPDALAASALAAQYGAPLLLVPADGQLPASVRTELHRLKVEQVYVLGGDRSVSDRISAQLSDLAEVKRFDGNDRYDTAGYAASVLADPGKPLYVASGTGFADALGGGAAAGSVGGALVLTDPARLPSSLAADIKTLAPSSVVVLGGPGTVSDAVVGQIKALLPGTSVTRTYGADRYETAARASAQVHVDGSPSTKAADGTETLSAVMLASGTSFPDGLAGAAVAGPSGVPLLLTTKDCVPAATLAEIRRLHAQRVVVLGGPTVVGPAAAALTPC, encoded by the coding sequence ATGGGCGCTGCCCTCCTCGCCTCGACCGTGCTGGGGACCGCCGGCGCCGCCAGCGCGGACACCACCACCACGACGGCGACGGCGACGGCGGGTGCGCCGGAGGTCCAGCGCCTCGCCGGTGACGACCGCATCGGCACCGCCATCGCCGTCAGCCAGGCCGTCTTCAGCGACGCCGACGGCGCCTACGCCGCCTTCGTGGCCTCCGCCGCCAGCTGGCCCGACGCGCTGGCCGCCAGCGCGCTCGCCGCGCAGTACGGCGCGCCGCTGCTGCTGGTGCCCGCCGACGGGCAGCTGCCCGCGTCCGTGCGCACCGAGCTGCACCGCCTCAAGGTGGAGCAGGTGTACGTGCTCGGAGGCGACAGGTCCGTCAGCGACAGGATCAGCGCCCAGCTCAGCGACCTCGCCGAGGTCAAGCGCTTCGACGGCAACGACAGGTACGACACCGCCGGCTACGCCGCCAGCGTGCTGGCCGACCCCGGCAAGCCCCTGTACGTGGCCTCCGGCACGGGCTTCGCCGACGCCCTGGGCGGGGGCGCCGCTGCCGGCTCGGTCGGCGGGGCGCTCGTGCTCACCGACCCCGCGCGCCTGCCGTCGTCGCTGGCGGCCGACATCAAGACCCTCGCCCCCAGCAGCGTGGTCGTGCTCGGCGGGCCCGGCACCGTCTCCGATGCGGTGGTGGGCCAGATCAAGGCGCTGCTCCCCGGCACCTCCGTGACGCGCACCTACGGCGCTGACCGGTACGAGACCGCGGCGAGGGCCAGCGCCCAGGTGCACGTGGACGGCAGCCCGTCGACGAAGGCCGCCGACGGCACCGAGACCCTCTCCGCGGTGATGCTCGCCAGCGGCACGAGCTTCCCCGACGGGCTGGCGGGCGCCGCCGTGGCCGGGCCCAGCGGCGTGCCGCTGCTCCTCACCACCAAGGACTGCGTGCCGGCCGCCACGCTGGCGGAGATCCGCCGGCTGCACGCGCAGCGCGTCGTCGTCCTGGGTGGCCCCACCGTGGTCGGCCCCGCGGCAGCCGCTCTCACCCCCTGCTGA
- a CDS encoding glycosyltransferase — translation MTWPPSAGRVAVVVPCFNEAAAVGAVVDDLRAALPDATVYVYDNASTDGTAAVAAARGAVVRREPAPGKGNVVRRAFADVEADVYVLVDGDDTYDARAVADLVEVLLSGPFDHVVGARRARSGTAYRPGHAAGNRGLNRLVGLLFGTDTTDMLSGYRVMSRRFVKTFPARSRGFEVETEITVHASTMRVPQVEVPVGFRDRPAGSESKLRTVRDGLRILGWVVRLAHAERPLVLHAPLAAAVVVAALVVGSPLAAALLGGVAVASGLVLDGVRRGRQEALRLAYLQLPAPGGAPALALRRHRGATVPAASTTGPTSAPRPRVPARR, via the coding sequence GTGACGTGGCCCCCCAGCGCCGGACGGGTCGCCGTCGTCGTCCCCTGCTTCAACGAGGCGGCGGCCGTGGGCGCGGTCGTCGACGACCTGCGCGCAGCCCTCCCGGACGCCACCGTCTACGTCTACGACAACGCCAGCACCGACGGCACCGCCGCCGTCGCCGCCGCACGCGGCGCGGTGGTGCGCCGCGAGCCGGCGCCGGGGAAGGGCAACGTGGTGCGGCGGGCGTTCGCCGACGTCGAGGCGGACGTGTACGTGCTCGTCGACGGGGACGACACCTACGACGCCCGCGCCGTGGCCGACCTCGTCGAGGTGCTGCTGTCGGGTCCGTTCGACCACGTGGTGGGTGCGCGCCGCGCCCGCTCCGGCACCGCCTACCGCCCGGGGCACGCCGCCGGCAACCGCGGGCTCAACCGGCTCGTGGGGCTGCTGTTCGGCACGGACACCACCGACATGCTCAGCGGCTACCGCGTCATGTCGCGGCGCTTCGTCAAGACGTTCCCGGCGCGCAGCCGCGGCTTCGAGGTGGAGACCGAGATCACCGTGCACGCCTCGACGATGCGCGTGCCGCAGGTGGAGGTGCCGGTGGGCTTCCGGGACCGCCCGGCGGGCAGCGAGAGCAAGCTGCGCACGGTCCGGGACGGGCTGCGCATCCTCGGCTGGGTGGTGCGCCTGGCGCACGCCGAGCGTCCGCTCGTGCTGCACGCGCCGCTCGCGGCCGCCGTGGTGGTGGCCGCGCTGGTGGTCGGGTCCCCGCTGGCGGCGGCCCTGCTCGGTGGCGTCGCGGTGGCCTCGGGTCTCGTGCTCGACGGGGTGCGCCGCGGCCGGCAGGAGGCCCTGCGGCTGGCCTACCTGCAGCTGCCCGCGCCCGGCGGCGCCCCGGCGCTGGCCCTGCGCAGGCACCGCGGCGCCACCGTCCCCGCGGCGAGCACGACGGGCCCGACCTCCGCGCCGCGCCCGCGCGTCCCCGCTCGCCGCTGA